From the Vibrio vulnificus CMCP6 genome, one window contains:
- a CDS encoding type II toxin-antitoxin system RelB/DinJ family antitoxin, with product MDTRIQFRVDEETKRLAQQMAESQGRTLSDACRELTEQLAEQQRKTLSHDAWLTEQVNLAFEKFDSGKSVFIEHQTAKSRMEERKARIRNRGKQ from the coding sequence ATGGACACTAGAATTCAATTTCGTGTTGATGAAGAAACAAAACGCCTAGCTCAACAAATGGCTGAGAGCCAAGGTCGCACTCTTAGTGACGCATGCCGTGAACTTACTGAGCAACTCGCTGAACAACAAAGAAAAACATTGTCTCACGATGCATGGCTAACTGAACAAGTAAATCTAGCATTTGAGAAGTTTGACTCAGGAAAATCCGTTTTCATTGAGCACCAAACTGCTAAATCTCGAATGGAAGAGCGCAAAGCCAGAATCCGTAATCGAGGTAAGCAATGA
- a CDS encoding type II toxin-antitoxin system RelE/ParE family toxin — translation MILWEEESLNDREKIFEFLYDFNPDVPEKTDNLIEAKVENLLEQPLMGVQRDSILGRLLIIPEISMVISYWVEGDIIRVMRVLHQKQKFPTD, via the coding sequence ATGATTTTATGGGAAGAAGAGTCACTTAATGATCGTGAAAAGATCTTCGAGTTTCTCTATGACTTCAACCCTGATGTGCCAGAAAAAACTGACAACCTCATTGAAGCAAAAGTAGAAAACTTGCTTGAACAACCTTTAATGGGTGTACAACGAGATAGCATCCTCGGTCGATTACTCATTATTCCTGAGATTTCGATGGTTATCTCTTACTGGGTCGAGGGCGATATCATCCGAGTTATGCGTGTCCTCCACCAGAAACAAAAATTCCCTACGGATTGA
- a CDS encoding formylglycine-generating enzyme family protein gives MVRVVSLFFWIVSISCISLKVYAESQLTILEMIDVPKGNVDLYTCPDDARICSEPEFILRNIAVPSFRIGKFEVTMEQWDACVSDGGCQKPKSDWAYKNRPIKAPCVEGEVCQYPDDMGWGRGTRPVINVSYSDVQGYIDWANAKFGKKYRLPTRAEWEYVARAGMSESYDWGNPPKASNANCNNCGTAWSNKQTAQVGSFPPNRFGVFDMLGNVGEWVEQCLPKREKGSQECAVYLFVGGGWFLPGQDLVPHTYWARHIDIREPYVGFRLVEEK, from the coding sequence GTGGTAAGAGTTGTTAGTCTGTTTTTTTGGATTGTAAGTATCAGCTGTATCTCTTTGAAAGTGTATGCAGAGAGTCAACTTACTATTTTAGAAATGATAGATGTTCCAAAGGGTAACGTTGATCTTTATACATGTCCTGATGATGCGAGAATTTGCAGCGAACCAGAGTTTATATTACGCAATATTGCAGTTCCTTCTTTTCGCATCGGTAAATTTGAAGTCACAATGGAACAATGGGACGCCTGTGTTTCTGATGGAGGCTGTCAAAAGCCTAAATCTGACTGGGCATATAAAAATCGTCCTATAAAAGCGCCATGTGTAGAAGGGGAAGTCTGTCAATACCCTGATGATATGGGTTGGGGTAGAGGAACTCGTCCCGTTATCAATGTAAGTTATTCTGATGTGCAAGGTTATATAGACTGGGCTAATGCCAAGTTTGGTAAAAAATACCGCTTACCTACGCGTGCTGAGTGGGAGTATGTTGCGAGAGCAGGTATGTCGGAGAGTTATGATTGGGGAAACCCACCTAAGGCCAGCAACGCTAACTGCAATAACTGTGGCACAGCTTGGAGTAATAAACAAACCGCACAAGTAGGCTCTTTTCCTCCAAATCGGTTTGGCGTTTTTGACATGCTAGGAAATGTAGGAGAGTGGGTAGAGCAATGTTTACCTAAACGAGAAAAAGGAAGTCAAGAATGTGCAGTTTACTTGTTTGTCGGCGGAGGGTGGTTTTTACCGGGACAAGATTTAGTTCCTCATACCTACTGGGCAAGGCATATTGATATTCGAGAGCCATATGTAGGTTTTCGACTTGTTGAAGAAAAATAA
- a CDS encoding opioid growth factor receptor-related protein: protein MSEIARFISGEAPDKFGRNIEQLLAYNHFWLEHDHKYIQVLFPIDEGTKFNQHAPLVTAQDREQFANSLALRTAHLKALDLMLEFWGMVRNGDEISSLLPLTPTNHVWLKHHDHNQLRLTRAIRSLYLLGNERIARNLCDFLLSATKQVGSVSEKTQQYWCYALEEREK from the coding sequence ATGAGTGAGATTGCTCGTTTCATCTCTGGCGAAGCGCCAGACAAGTTCGGTCGCAACATAGAACAGTTGCTGGCTTACAACCACTTTTGGTTGGAGCACGACCACAAATACATACAAGTGCTGTTTCCGATTGACGAGGGAACCAAGTTCAATCAACACGCTCCTCTTGTAACAGCGCAAGACAGAGAGCAATTTGCCAACTCTTTAGCCCTTCGCACCGCACATTTGAAGGCTCTCGATCTTATGCTCGAATTTTGGGGCATGGTGAGAAATGGCGATGAAATCTCATCGTTACTGCCGCTCACCCCTACTAATCATGTCTGGCTTAAACACCACGACCACAACCAACTACGATTAACGCGAGCAATTCGCAGCTTGTATCTATTGGGTAATGAGCGCATTGCACGCAACCTGTGTGATTTCCTCCTCTCTGCCACCAAGCAAGTGGGCAGTGTCTCGGAGAAAACGCAGCAGTATTGGTGCTATGCTCTAGAAGAGAGAGAAAAATAG
- a CDS encoding P-loop ATPase, Sll1717 family: MSDSGIKITRNLKVGALDAETDSSLLDKCFVDKGDLDELLDVSNPAAVILGRTGSGKSALIHKIETSTDHCARLDPNDISVRFLEYSDIIKFFDALDIKLDLFYKLLWRHLLVVEILKLRYDIKNEQDGQRFTDGIFSWLRRDKAKKKAIEYFNEWGDKFWLDTDEHLREITSKLENDTKASIGAKYSGVSLSLDGVEKLSEQERTEIKQRASQVVNGLQIKKLNEVLELLAQYSFDDTQKKFYIVIDQLDENWANTSTRCRFIRALIEEVKSFRKIETVKIIAALRKDLLDLVYDQTRDSGFQEEKYESYMLELKWSNEELTKLVELRINEVFKSQYTKDTVKLEHIFPKPKKGGGQTAMDFILERTLRRPRDVLQFVNETFNIASERDRVSWRALIAAEANYSEKRLKSLKEEWGEMYPSFEETAELLRGLPATFSRSSINQERLNDVVMSLSDTKNTDPCVKIVHSYFEGKAVKESDVLYALLQCLYRVGAVGVKVSSLDTFLWSYIDQSSVSKGEVKRSSHLKVHKMLYRALDIETEDKVVFVN; this comes from the coding sequence ATGAGTGATTCAGGAATAAAAATTACACGAAACTTGAAGGTCGGAGCTTTAGATGCTGAAACAGATAGTTCTTTACTAGACAAGTGTTTTGTAGATAAGGGAGATCTTGACGAATTATTGGACGTCAGTAACCCCGCAGCAGTTATTCTTGGGAGAACTGGCTCAGGGAAAAGCGCTTTAATTCATAAAATTGAAACAAGTACAGACCACTGTGCGAGGCTAGACCCTAATGATATTTCAGTCCGATTTTTGGAGTACTCGGATATAATCAAGTTTTTCGATGCTTTAGATATAAAATTAGATTTATTTTACAAGCTGCTATGGCGTCATCTACTTGTTGTAGAAATACTAAAACTCAGATACGACATTAAAAATGAGCAGGATGGACAGCGTTTTACTGATGGCATTTTTTCTTGGCTTCGAAGAGATAAGGCAAAGAAAAAAGCTATAGAGTACTTCAACGAGTGGGGGGATAAGTTCTGGTTAGATACAGATGAACACCTTCGCGAAATCACGTCGAAGCTAGAAAATGATACTAAAGCTTCAATTGGAGCAAAATATTCGGGTGTGTCTTTAAGTCTCGATGGTGTCGAAAAACTATCAGAGCAAGAAAGAACGGAGATTAAGCAACGAGCAAGTCAGGTTGTTAATGGCTTACAAATAAAAAAATTAAATGAAGTTCTGGAATTGCTCGCACAGTATTCCTTTGATGATACACAAAAGAAATTTTATATCGTAATTGACCAGTTGGATGAAAATTGGGCCAATACTTCTACAAGGTGTCGATTTATTAGAGCTTTAATCGAAGAAGTAAAGTCATTCCGTAAGATCGAAACGGTTAAAATTATAGCTGCATTACGAAAAGACCTATTAGATTTGGTTTATGATCAAACTAGAGACTCTGGGTTTCAAGAAGAAAAATACGAATCTTACATGCTTGAACTCAAGTGGAGTAACGAAGAATTAACTAAACTGGTTGAATTGAGGATAAACGAGGTCTTTAAAAGCCAATATACCAAAGACACAGTTAAGTTAGAGCATATATTCCCTAAACCAAAGAAAGGCGGCGGACAAACCGCTATGGACTTCATATTAGAACGTACGCTCAGAAGACCACGGGATGTTCTCCAGTTTGTAAATGAAACCTTTAATATTGCTTCAGAACGAGACCGTGTATCTTGGAGGGCGCTAATAGCTGCTGAAGCCAACTATTCAGAGAAACGTTTAAAGTCCTTAAAAGAAGAATGGGGTGAAATGTATCCATCTTTTGAAGAGACTGCTGAGCTACTCAGAGGGTTACCTGCAACATTTTCTCGTTCTTCTATAAACCAAGAACGTTTAAATGATGTTGTCATGTCGTTGAGTGATACAAAAAACACTGATCCTTGCGTGAAAATCGTACATTCTTACTTCGAAGGTAAGGCTGTAAAAGAATCTGATGTGCTATATGCGTTACTTCAGTGTTTATATCGTGTTGGCGCTGTTGGTGTTAAGGTCAGTTCTTTGGATACATTCCTATGGTCTTACATAGATCAGTCTAGTGTTAGTAAGGGTGAAGTTAAGAGGTCTAGTCATTTAAAGGTACACAAGATGTTATATAGAGCCCTAGATATTGAAACTGAAGACAAAGTAGTTTTTGTAAACTAA
- a CDS encoding YiiX/YebB-like N1pC/P60 family cysteine hydrolase, with translation MSTKVITLGQLQKGDVILSTTNEAVSKVVKLATISNYSHARLYVGGEHIIEAIDPEVVKVKLVDVMKGDLYTVVYRYPGLSEAQK, from the coding sequence ATGTCAACTAAAGTTATCACACTTGGGCAACTCCAAAAAGGTGATGTCATTCTATCGACAACAAATGAAGCAGTTTCAAAGGTCGTAAAATTGGCAACAATTTCAAATTACAGTCATGCTCGACTTTATGTGGGTGGTGAGCATATTATTGAAGCTATTGATCCCGAAGTAGTCAAAGTCAAATTAGTCGATGTTATGAAAGGCGATCTTTATACAGTCGTATATAGATACCCTGGCCTATCTGAAGCTCAAAAATAA
- a CDS encoding lipocalin family protein: MRKILLLALSITLSGCLGMPETVKPVDEFNLQNYLGKWYEIARLDHSFEAGLTQVTAEYTLKDDGGVAVLNKGFLADENQWKEAEGKAYFVNGDSEGYLKVSFFGPFYGSYVVFALDKTDYQYAFVSGPNTDYLWLLARTPTVDQSLIDTFVAMAKERGFDTERLIFVEQK, encoded by the coding sequence GTGAGAAAAATTCTACTGTTGGCACTTTCCATCACACTGAGTGGCTGCCTTGGCATGCCAGAAACCGTCAAACCCGTCGACGAGTTCAACCTACAAAATTACTTAGGGAAATGGTACGAAATCGCCCGTCTAGACCACTCTTTTGAAGCGGGATTAACTCAAGTTACCGCCGAATACACCTTAAAAGACGATGGCGGTGTCGCGGTACTCAACAAAGGCTTTTTGGCCGATGAAAACCAATGGAAAGAAGCCGAAGGAAAAGCCTACTTCGTCAATGGCGACTCTGAAGGTTACTTGAAAGTCTCGTTCTTTGGCCCGTTTTACGGATCTTACGTGGTGTTTGCGCTCGACAAAACCGACTACCAATACGCCTTTGTCTCTGGTCCTAATACCGACTATTTATGGCTTTTAGCACGCACCCCGACCGTCGACCAATCGCTCATCGATACCTTCGTCGCCATGGCCAAAGAACGTGGATTTGATACTGAGCGTCTTATCTTTGTCGAGCAGAAATAA
- a CDS encoding MipA/OmpV family protein: MKNLMRGMRVSIPLLVLSAPVLAQEQYQDYAFVGAGITYGESAFSTDGAKAGIEPSLFYNGKYGFIDGSLANYSLTPWLGLSGNLRFAEVSDDFDDIPRGIKNRDGNADLGITVGTVGARLTYLQDVTNVHDGYEIQLHLGRAFDTPFDQWVLSPYVEVDYRSKKLSQHLYNVSAQESAASGLAQFDADETWVYKAGLISLYDITEQWLAIAKVEFEHHDSNSPLIQNDLAWQISLGGAYKF; encoded by the coding sequence ATGAAAAATCTTATGCGCGGCATGCGCGTGTCCATTCCCCTGCTGGTACTGTCTGCTCCTGTGTTGGCACAAGAACAATACCAAGATTACGCGTTTGTTGGCGCGGGTATCACCTACGGCGAATCCGCATTTTCAACGGATGGGGCCAAAGCTGGCATTGAGCCCTCTTTGTTTTACAACGGAAAATACGGCTTTATTGATGGCAGCTTAGCCAATTACTCACTCACCCCTTGGTTGGGTTTGTCGGGCAACCTGCGTTTTGCTGAAGTGTCGGACGATTTCGATGACATTCCTCGCGGCATCAAAAACCGTGATGGTAACGCCGATCTTGGTATCACCGTGGGAACAGTTGGCGCACGCCTCACCTACCTGCAAGATGTCACCAATGTTCACGACGGTTATGAGATTCAACTTCACCTTGGTCGCGCTTTTGATACCCCGTTTGATCAGTGGGTGCTCTCCCCATATGTTGAAGTGGATTACCGCTCCAAAAAACTCTCGCAGCATCTTTACAACGTCTCTGCGCAAGAATCTGCCGCGTCCGGTTTAGCACAATTTGATGCTGATGAGACTTGGGTTTACAAGGCTGGTTTGATTTCACTCTACGATATCACCGAGCAGTGGCTAGCCATTGCCAAAGTGGAGTTTGAACACCATGATTCGAATAGCCCGCTGATTCAAAACGACCTTGCTTGGCAAATCAGCTTAGGCGGGGCGTATAAGTTTTAA